From Oceanispirochaeta sp. M1, a single genomic window includes:
- a CDS encoding sensor domain-containing diguanylate cyclase: MNKLQIDKLNRKAFDIIYSDIEKAAALTEQAVLLAADLNYTIGIAWGQLNSGLVDMERGQLVESLEKLKQAQHIFNKIGTDFRANAAVLNSLGLVNIRLGKMKQAFIHLQESLEYCEIYSLKSMEYTAMNYLGILQYKSGRYNQALRFFQNSIKLKTEDKTVNVLNNLGCTYRALGQNEKALEFLNKALYQAGEEGMMDARIAILEEQGLTYGQMNDYKQGILKLQSALDICAGSNRRQRPDLYIHIAEQYLKLKDYHMAEDNLQNADELISDSNRVSHREIYLLLSQLEEFKGNAPGALAQYKRYQQLTDLMKSEDLEENLWLLETEQLRKTNTRVAAISKMGQELTAFLERREILNTLSRSFFNLFSIDVCVIGEIPDGDDCLHVDLYTSPEEMSTLDSLEIKNPREVISWVAGNNSGLLINDIEKEIGRYISSYDKNLLALSVSSVLCLPFETGYGRGAIGIYSSQKNKFNDEDRDFMEMLCSFAAIALNNAFQAETIRTKNRELTMLNRYDTLTGIYNRNHILSVMEQGWKQCRRTASFIHIMLLDADHFKKINDTWGHDAGDECLKMIGTVLRDNLQRSSDSYGRYGGEEFLLSLQDLTVDEALAQAERIRDTIENFSVTIGSKTIRLSVSIGVCSIIPGFEDKSVLNDIIKAADNCMYRAKEEGRNLVRSVILKGLR; this comes from the coding sequence TTGAATAAATTACAAATAGACAAGCTGAATAGAAAGGCCTTTGATATTATTTACAGTGATATTGAAAAGGCCGCAGCTCTGACAGAACAAGCAGTTTTATTGGCTGCAGATTTAAATTACACCATCGGTATCGCCTGGGGACAGTTGAACTCCGGACTTGTTGATATGGAGCGTGGACAGCTTGTAGAATCACTTGAAAAACTCAAACAGGCACAGCATATTTTTAATAAAATCGGAACAGATTTCAGAGCGAACGCTGCAGTCCTTAATTCTCTCGGACTTGTAAATATTCGCCTTGGTAAAATGAAGCAGGCATTTATACATTTGCAGGAATCTCTGGAATACTGCGAGATATATTCATTGAAATCCATGGAATATACAGCAATGAACTATCTGGGAATACTTCAGTACAAATCAGGCAGATACAATCAGGCCCTTCGATTCTTTCAGAACTCTATTAAATTAAAAACAGAAGACAAGACTGTGAATGTTTTAAACAATCTTGGCTGTACATACCGTGCCCTGGGGCAGAATGAAAAGGCTCTGGAATTTCTCAATAAGGCTTTATATCAGGCTGGAGAAGAGGGGATGATGGATGCCAGGATTGCCATATTGGAAGAGCAGGGACTGACATACGGTCAGATGAATGATTATAAACAGGGAATATTGAAACTGCAAAGTGCTCTTGATATCTGTGCCGGAAGTAACAGAAGACAGCGACCCGACCTATATATTCATATAGCCGAACAGTATTTAAAATTGAAAGATTACCATATGGCAGAAGATAATCTTCAAAATGCTGATGAGTTGATCAGTGATTCAAACAGAGTCAGTCACAGAGAAATATACTTACTTCTTTCTCAGCTTGAAGAGTTCAAAGGAAATGCCCCGGGAGCACTGGCTCAATATAAGCGATATCAGCAATTGACTGATTTAATGAAATCTGAGGATCTGGAAGAGAATCTCTGGCTCCTCGAAACAGAACAGCTCCGGAAAACAAATACAAGAGTTGCCGCTATCAGCAAAATGGGGCAGGAACTCACAGCCTTTCTTGAAAGGAGAGAAATTCTTAACACTCTTTCCAGGTCTTTTTTCAATCTATTCTCAATTGATGTCTGTGTCATAGGTGAAATACCTGATGGCGATGATTGTCTCCATGTCGATTTATATACATCCCCTGAAGAGATGAGTACCCTGGATTCACTTGAAATCAAAAATCCACGGGAGGTCATATCATGGGTTGCCGGGAATAACTCAGGATTGCTGATAAATGATATCGAAAAAGAGATCGGGAGATATATTTCTTCTTATGATAAGAATCTGCTGGCCCTCTCAGTTTCTTCTGTTCTATGCCTTCCATTTGAAACAGGATATGGGCGCGGAGCCATTGGAATTTACAGCAGTCAGAAAAATAAATTTAATGATGAGGACCGTGACTTTATGGAAATGCTCTGCTCCTTTGCAGCTATAGCATTGAACAATGCCTTTCAGGCGGAGACAATCAGAACAAAAAACAGAGAACTCACCATGCTCAACAGATATGACACCCTTACGGGTATATACAATAGAAACCACATCCTCTCAGTAATGGAGCAGGGCTGGAAGCAATGCAGGAGAACAGCTTCCTTTATCCATATTATGCTTCTTGACGCAGATCATTTTAAAAAAATCAATGATACATGGGGTCATGATGCTGGAGATGAATGTTTAAAAATGATAGGAACAGTACTGAGGGATAATCTGCAGCGCAGTTCTGACTCATATGGTCGATACGGCGGCGAGGAATTCCTGTTATCACTACAGGACCTGACAGTCGATGAGGCACTGGCTCAGGCCGAAAGAATTAGAGATACAATTGAAAATTTCTCAGTCACAATAGGCAGTAAAACCATTCGGCTAAGTGTAAGTATCGGTGTCTGCAGCATCATTCCCGGATTTGAAGACAAGAGCGTTTTAAATGATATAATCAAGGCTGCAGACAACTGTATGTACCGGGCCAAAGAAGAAGGCAGAAATCTTGTCCGATCTGTGATTTTAAAAGGGTTAAGATAA
- a CDS encoding N-acetyltransferase, with amino-acid sequence MSYIKLNTENIENEHICCAISDKKCREGYELKKQWLGREFSNGHSFKRLDERAKVFMEYSPAETAWVPVAAPDYIMIGCFWVSGKYKGQGHGKALLRQAVEEGTDQGKAGLVTVVGKKKYHFMSDTKWLLKQGFIECDSNEAGFSLLYLPFRDEAVPPRFNESAKTGECPDKEGYVVYYSNRCPFTEFHIKESLTDTGQKRNIKFKVIKLETLKQAQNSPTPATIFSLFSQGKFVTTDLSVCMDSRFDKIVNK; translated from the coding sequence ATGAGTTATATAAAATTAAATACTGAGAATATTGAAAATGAACATATCTGCTGTGCTATCTCGGATAAAAAATGCCGGGAAGGGTATGAATTGAAGAAGCAGTGGCTGGGCAGAGAATTCTCAAATGGTCACAGCTTTAAACGTCTTGATGAGCGGGCTAAAGTCTTTATGGAATACAGTCCTGCTGAGACTGCCTGGGTTCCCGTAGCTGCTCCTGACTACATCATGATAGGCTGCTTCTGGGTATCGGGAAAGTATAAAGGTCAGGGTCATGGAAAAGCTTTATTAAGGCAGGCTGTAGAAGAAGGAACTGACCAGGGGAAGGCAGGCCTGGTAACTGTGGTTGGTAAAAAAAAATATCATTTTATGAGTGATACTAAATGGCTCCTGAAACAGGGATTCATAGAGTGTGATTCAAATGAAGCAGGGTTCAGTCTATTATATTTACCCTTCAGAGATGAAGCTGTTCCTCCCCGTTTTAATGAATCTGCAAAAACAGGGGAGTGTCCTGATAAAGAGGGCTATGTTGTCTACTATTCCAATCGTTGTCCCTTTACTGAGTTTCATATAAAAGAGTCATTGACAGATACTGGACAGAAAAGGAACATTAAGTTCAAAGTGATAAAGTTGGAGACTTTAAAGCAGGCTCAGAACTCTCCCACACCGGCAACGATCTTTTCCCTCTTTTCTCAGGGGAAGTTTGTAACAACTGACCTCAGTGTCTGTATGGACAGCCGCTTTGATAAGATCGTGAATAAATAA
- the dbpA gene encoding ATP-dependent RNA helicase DbpA yields the protein MNAFNTLPLSRALLDTIKDLNYEVMTPIQEQSIPPILEGKDVLAQAKTGSGKTAAFGIGLLENMDTRRYRVQSLILCPTRELAEQVSDELRRLARFQHNIKLVKITGGFPMHKQEHSLSHQAHIVVGTPGRVQKLLHRGSLILDELKTLVLDEADRMLDMGFIDQINDIIGFAPPERQTLCFSATFPDDIRALSLSVMNNPVEVTVESQHKDTVIEQHFYEMTPQVRGEGIISILDKHRPESCLIFCNTKDACRRVEEELKNAGLHCLAIHGDLEQKERTEVLIRFSNGSSRILVATDVAARGLDISELGAVINYDLPFETETYVHRIGRTGRAGSEGLAFSLMRSKEMYRLELINEFTKSHYQPERLDFTELKDPSALAAEMVTLSINGGRRNKISPGDILGALTVKDGIPGTEVGKIDRLDYITFVAVRRDSAERAFKILDNGTIKGRSFRAMNHEV from the coding sequence ATGAACGCATTTAACACATTACCACTCTCAAGAGCTCTTCTTGATACAATTAAAGATCTTAACTATGAGGTTATGACTCCCATTCAGGAACAGAGTATTCCACCCATCCTGGAAGGAAAAGATGTTCTGGCACAGGCCAAAACAGGCAGCGGTAAAACTGCAGCATTCGGAATAGGTCTACTTGAAAATATGGATACCCGACGCTACAGGGTTCAGTCCCTGATTCTTTGCCCCACAAGAGAGCTGGCAGAACAGGTGTCTGATGAACTCAGGCGGCTGGCACGCTTTCAGCACAATATCAAACTTGTAAAAATTACCGGTGGATTTCCTATGCACAAGCAGGAACATTCTCTCAGCCATCAGGCTCATATTGTTGTAGGAACACCAGGGCGTGTGCAGAAACTCCTTCACAGAGGCTCTCTGATTCTTGATGAGCTGAAAACTCTGGTTCTCGATGAAGCTGACCGTATGCTTGATATGGGTTTTATAGATCAGATTAACGATATAATAGGCTTTGCTCCTCCCGAAAGACAGACTCTATGCTTCTCAGCTACCTTTCCTGATGATATAAGAGCCCTCAGTTTGTCTGTAATGAATAATCCCGTTGAAGTCACAGTGGAATCCCAGCATAAAGACACTGTTATCGAGCAGCATTTTTATGAAATGACTCCTCAGGTCAGAGGAGAAGGCATTATTTCTATTCTGGATAAACACCGTCCGGAATCATGTCTGATTTTCTGTAATACAAAGGATGCCTGCCGACGAGTTGAAGAGGAGCTGAAAAATGCCGGTCTTCACTGTCTGGCCATTCATGGTGATTTGGAACAGAAAGAACGTACCGAAGTTCTTATCCGCTTTTCCAACGGCAGCAGTAGAATCCTTGTAGCGACCGATGTGGCCGCCCGTGGACTTGATATTTCAGAACTTGGTGCCGTTATCAACTATGATCTCCCCTTTGAAACCGAAACCTATGTCCACCGTATCGGAAGGACAGGGCGGGCCGGTTCCGAAGGATTGGCATTCTCCCTCATGAGATCCAAAGAGATGTACAGACTGGAGCTTATCAATGAATTTACTAAGAGTCATTACCAGCCGGAAAGACTGGATTTCACAGAACTGAAAGATCCTTCAGCTCTGGCTGCCGAAATGGTTACTCTCTCCATAAACGGCGGGAGGAGAAATAAAATAAGCCCCGGTGATATTCTGGGAGCACTCACCGTGAAAGACGGTATTCCAGGAACTGAAGTTGGTAAGATCGACCGCCTGGATTACATTACATTTGTAGCCGTAAGACGGGACAGTGCGGAACGGGCTTTTAAAATTCTGGACAACGGAACAATTAAGGGTCGTTCTTTCAGAGCCATGAATCATGAAGTCTGA
- the mnmH gene encoding tRNA 2-selenouridine(34) synthase MnmH, with protein MMELVDIDRFMELKDKVPHIDVRSPIEFDHAHIPGCVNIPLFTDEERARIGWSYKHEGKEAATELGESFAEPNIPNYLQQAESITGVDRQILVLCARGGLRSLRFASLLEDAGFIVFRLKGGYKSYRRSVLSSFEKKLSLVILGGRTGCGKTEILEKLVELGEQVLDLEALANHRGSAFGSIGMESQPSTEYFQNCLSEEIRAFNPEQRIWVEDESMNIGKVLLPAILYEQMSHSPQVHVEMDRDSRIERLCSEYGQLGINPLVEAIEKIHMRLGDENYRKALKALERSDLQETASIVLCYYDKCYDYSLSKKTRDTLGQVHFDNGDTAKAADIIMKLINN; from the coding sequence ATGATGGAATTAGTTGATATAGATAGATTCATGGAACTCAAGGATAAAGTGCCTCATATAGATGTTCGTTCCCCCATAGAATTTGACCATGCCCATATCCCCGGTTGTGTAAATATTCCCCTTTTTACAGATGAAGAGAGGGCCAGAATCGGCTGGAGCTATAAACATGAGGGGAAGGAGGCTGCCACCGAACTTGGAGAGAGCTTTGCAGAACCTAATATTCCAAACTATCTCCAACAGGCTGAATCAATCACCGGTGTAGATAGACAAATACTGGTATTATGTGCCAGAGGCGGTTTGAGAAGCCTCCGTTTTGCATCGCTGCTGGAAGATGCCGGTTTTATAGTATTCAGACTGAAGGGCGGTTATAAAAGTTACAGAAGATCAGTTCTCAGTTCATTTGAAAAGAAACTTTCCCTTGTCATTTTAGGAGGAAGGACTGGCTGTGGAAAAACTGAAATTCTTGAAAAACTGGTGGAGTTGGGTGAACAGGTGCTGGATCTGGAAGCTCTAGCTAATCATAGGGGGTCTGCTTTCGGCTCTATCGGTATGGAGTCTCAACCTTCAACAGAGTATTTTCAAAACTGCCTTTCCGAAGAAATCAGAGCCTTTAATCCGGAACAGAGAATTTGGGTTGAAGACGAAAGTATGAATATAGGTAAGGTTCTCCTCCCTGCTATTCTATATGAACAGATGAGCCATTCTCCTCAGGTCCATGTTGAAATGGATCGTGACAGTAGAATAGAGAGACTATGCAGTGAATATGGGCAGTTGGGAATCAATCCTCTGGTAGAGGCAATTGAAAAGATACATATGAGACTTGGCGATGAGAATTACAGAAAAGCACTGAAAGCCCTGGAAAGGTCTGATCTTCAGGAAACAGCGTCCATAGTTCTCTGCTATTATGATAAATGCTACGATTACAGTCTTTCAAAGAAAACCCGGGATACCCTGGGGCAGGTTCACTTTGATAACGGAGATACCGCAAAAGCTGCTGATATAATTATGAAATTAATAAATAATTAA